The Negativicutes bacterium region ATTTAGAAAAAAATGAAAAATGTTGGAATGGCAAATTCTCGCATTTCCCTAAGAATGAGATAATTCATGCTATTTCTAGTAGATTTAATGGCTATAGTATTGGTGAGTTTAGTGGGTTGAATTTAGCAATGCATAATGGTGATAACAATAAAATTGTAGCGAAAAATAGAATGTTATTTACCCAAAGTTTAGGTCTTGAGGTAAAAGACATTGTTACGGCGCAACAAACACATAGTAATAATGTGGTAATCGTTACGGCAAAGATGAGCGGACTTGGTGCTGTTGATTATGCTTCGGCTCTTGCTGATACTGATGCTTTAATAACAAATGTTAAGAATCTACCATTAATGATGTTTTTTGCTGACTGCGTGCCGGTATTATTTTATGATCCTAAGAATAAGGTTGTTGCAATTAGTCATGCTGGTTGGAAGGGAACAGTTTCTAAAATAGCTCAGAAAACAGCAATGATGATGAGAGAAAATTTTGGTACAAATTTTAATGAACTATTAGTTGGAATTGGCCCATCAATTGGTAGCTGTTGTTATCAAGTTGGAGTTGATGTAACAACTAAAGTTAGGGCAAACTTTAGTTTAGCATCAGAGCTTTTAACCGAAAAAAATGATGCTGTTTTTTTAGATTTATGGCAAGCTAATAAATTGCAACTATTAGAGATTGGTTTAAAGGAATCTAATATTGTAAGCAGTAGTGTTTGTACCAATTGTAATTCAGAGTTATTTTATTCATATCGTGCCGATAACGGAAAAACAGGACGAATTGCCGCCATAATTTCATTGAAATAGTGAAAAATATCCTACAATAGTCTCAAAAATAAGGTTTTTTTTTGATATAATGCTGGAGTGAAAGGAAATTAAGGCTTATGAGCGAATAATCATAAGATGGGGGCGTTTAACGTGATAGTGGAAAATTTAGCAATTGTTCAAGAAAAAGTTCAACAAGCCTTAAATAATAGGTTAAATGAAAAGTTTGATCAAACGGTAAAGCTAATAGCAGTAACTAAAAATAATGATATTTATGCTATGAGAGAAGCGATTGATGCTGGGATTAAGGTTGTTGGTGAAAATAGAATACAAGAAGCTTTAGATAAAAAAAAGGAACTTAATAGAACAGTGGAGTGGCACCTAATTGGTCATTTACAAACTAATAAGGTAAAGCAAGCTGTGTTAAATTTTGATTTAATTCACTCGGTAGACAGTGAGCGCCTTGCTGTTGAGATTAATAAAGTTGCAAATAGTCTTAATAAAGTTCAAGAAATCTTAGTGCAGGTTAATGTTGTTAATGAAATAAGTAAGTTTGGGCTTAATATAGAACAGGTAAACTCTTTTATTAAGACCATTAGTCAGCATGAAAATTTAAAAGTTGTCGGTTTAATGTTGATTGCACCTTACTATGAAAATCCGGAAGAAGCCAGACCTATCTTTCGCAAACTATATGAACAATTTATGGAAATAAAAAATCAACAAATTCTAAATGTTGAGATGAAATGGCTTTCCATGGGTATGACTAATGATTATCAAGTTGCAATTGAAGAAGGTGCTAATATTATAAGAGTTGGCACCGGAATTTTTGGCCAACGCAAAGATGTATAGGAGGAAAATATATGGGTTTTATGGATAAAATATGGGGAGCATTAGGCTTAATTGAGCATGATGTTAAAGAAGATATGCCGAAAACTAGTGATAGTGCTGATTTGAAAATGAAGAAGAATAATAATATCGTTAGTCTACCTAGTACTCAGCAAAATGCTAATAATCTTGGATCAGCAGTAGCACCAACTAATAATAAGCCGATAAAAGTAATGGTAGTAGAGCCGTTTACTTTTGATGATGCACAACATATTGCGGATCACTTAAAGAATCGTAAGCCAGTTGTTGTTAATTTAGAAAGTACAGAACCGGAAGTTGCAAAAAGAATGATTGATTTTATTAGTGGGACTACGTATGCTTTGGGTGGAACTATTCAAAAAGTAGGCAATAATATTTTTTTATGTGCACCGGTTAATGTTGATGTTGATTATGAACTTCCTCAAGATGAAGATATTGATAAAATAATTGCACCATGGAAGAATAAGTAGGAGGATTTATTTTGGAAAATTATAATATTGGTTTTGTTGGAGGCGGAGCTATGGCAGAGGCTCTGCTTAGTGGTATTTTACAAAAAAAATTGGTGAAATGCAGTAGTATTTTTGTTAGTGAAATAGTAGCTGAGCGTCGACAATATTTAAGCGATAAATATAATATTAATGTTTATGAGACTGCACAAGACCTTGTTGCAAAAGTTAATATATTATTTTTAACGGTGAAACCTCAAGTCGTAGCTAATGTCTTGTCAGAGTTACAACCTATAGTTAAAAAAGATACTTTAATTGTTTCAGTGGTAGCTGGGTTGAAAATTGACAAAATAGAAGCAGCTTTTAAAGGAAATGCTGTTGTTAGGGTAATGCCCAATACTCCAGTTGCTGTAGGGGAGGGTATGACTGCGTTAGCCTTAGGAACTAATGCACAAGCTACAGATGGTGAAATTGCACAAAAAATATTTAATGCTGTTGGTAAAACGGTGCTATTAGGAGAAAGTTCAATGGATGCTGTTACAGGTCTTTCTGGCAGTGGACCGGGTTATGCTTTCGTTATTATTGATGCATTAGCCGATGCTGGAGTTAAAGTTGGTTTAACGAGGAAAGATGCAATAACTTTAGCGGCGCAAACATTATTAGGATCGGCTAAAATGGTTTTAGAAACGGGTGAACATCCAGCTAAACTACGTGATATGGTCACATCGCCAGCCGGTACTACTATTGCGGGCATTCATGTATTAGAGCAAGCCGGTTTAAGAGCCGCTCTAATTGATGCGGTGGAAGTTGCGACACTTCGTTCAAAGAATATGGGAGAAAAATAATGTCTGTTCGTGAAAAAATTACAAGGTATTATTCAGGCACCGATGGTGCTGAAGTTGCTGCTAAATTAATGGATGCAGCTGAGTTGGTTAATAAAAATAGAAAATACAAAGTTAGTGATTTTCTAGATCCGTATGGCCTTAGTGTTGCCGAAACAATAATTGCACATTTTCCTAATCTAAAGTTTACTGCAGAAGGTGGATATTTTGGTGCAGAAAGACAACGTGGGGCAATTGTTCATGAAGACTTTTTAGGTGAGATTGAATATGGTTTAACTGTGGTAGCTGTGACTTGGAATGACAAATATCATAATTTGGCGCATCGTGATGTTTTAGGATCAGTCTTGGGCTTGGGAATTAGCCGAGATGTTGTTGGTGATATTTTAATGCGCAACGACCATTGCAAAATAATATTAACCAAAGAAATTTTCCCATTTGTATTACAAAATTTAACCCAAATCAGTAATGCTGGTGTAAGTGTAGCAGAAGCTGAGCTTTCGCAAATTGAACCAAAGGAAGAGCGGTGCAAAGAAATTAAAACAACAATTGCTTCTTTAAGACTGGATGCAGTTGCGGCGGCTGGCTTTGGAGTATCACGCAGTAAAATAAGCAATGATATTGAGGCTGATAAAGTTAAAGTTAATTGGCAACCGGCCAAAAGTTCATCGCAAGTTATTAAAGAAAGTGACATTGTTTCAATGCGTGGTCGTGGACGCATTGAAATTGAAGAGATTAGAGGACAAACTAAAAAGGGTCGAATTAGCATAGTTTTAAAAAGATTTATTTAGGAGGTAAGTTATGCTTACACCACTTGATATACATAATAAAGAATTTAAAAGAGGGTTTAGAGGTTATAACGAGGAAGAGGTTGATGAATTTTTAGACCGCGTTATAAAAGATTACGAGCAATTGTATCGTGAAAATATTGATTTAAAGGAAAATATTGAGCGACTTAATACTAAGGTAGATCATTTTAAACATTTAGAAAATACATTGCACAATACGCTAGTAGTTGCGCAAGAAACAGCAGAAGGAGTCAGGGCTGCTGCGAAAAAAGAAGCGGAGTTAATTGTGAAAGAAGCGCAAGCGACAGCGCAAAAAATGATTTATGATGCCGAAGAAAAAGTGAAAGAAACCGCTACTGATTGTGATAAAATTAAAAAGCAAGAGCAAGCTATTCGTGCACAAATAAAAAATTTATTATTGACACAATTAGAATTATTAAAAAGCTCAGAAGAACAACCAGCTTATCAAGATAAAATAATTGACTAAAAGTTAATTAGCAAGTATAATAACAAAAGTGTAATATTGATAGAAAAAGCTATGATGGAGATAGTAGTCAAAATTTTATTTCCCAGCGAATCGGGGATGGTGTGAGCCTGACGGAATATTTTTGATGAAAATCACTCCGGAGTTGTGGACTGAAATTAGTAGGTCTAACCGTCTAACGAGCGTTAAAGCGTCTTAAAGTGACTTTATAGTTATTAGGGTGGTACCGCGAGAACAGCCTCTCGTCCCTTTGGGATGGAGAGGTTTTTATTATTTTGGAGGTGTTTCATTTGGATTATAGTAAAACGTTAAATTTACCAGAAACTGAATTCCCAATGAGAGGTAATTTGCCGGAGCGTGAGCCGAAATTATTGGAATATTGGAATGAACATAATATTTATGCAAAAAGAGGAGAGAAAGCAAAAGGAAAAGAAAAATTCATTTTGCATGACGGTCCTCCGTATGCCAATGGTCGTATTCATATGGGTACTGCTTTAAATAAAGTGTTAAAAGATATTGTTATTAAATACAAGTCTTTAGCAGGGTTTGATACACCATATGTTCCGGGTTGGGATACTCATGGTTTACCAATAGAACATGCTGCTATTAAAATTTTAGGATTAAATCGTCATGAACTTGATCCATTGCAATTACGTCAAGAGTGTAAAGATTATGCTTTGAAATGTCTTGATATGCAAAGAGAAGATTTTAAAAGATTAGGTGTTTGTGCTGATTGGGCGAACCCTTATATAACTTTATTGCCAGAATATGAAGCGAAACAAATTGAGGTTTTTGGCAATATGGCTAAGAATGGTCATATCTATAAAGGTTTAAAAACAGTATATTGGTGTACTTCTTGTGAAACTGCTTTAGCAGAAGCTGAAGTTGAATATGCTGAGAAAAAATCACATGCAATTTATGTTAAATTTCCGTTAGTTGATGCAAAGAATAATTTACCGGCCGGTGTTGACCAGGATAAGGTTTTTGCTATAATTTGGACGACAACACCATGGACATTGCCAGCTAATGTGGCAATTGCTGTGGGTCCGGAATTGGAGTATTCTTGGGTTAAAATTGGTGAGGAAGTTTATTTCTTTGCAACAGGTTTATTAGAGCAAGTTGTTAAGGATGCTAAAATTGAAAGTTATGAAGTTATTGGCACGGCGATGGGGAGTGACTTAGTTGGAATGGTCTTTAGTCATCCTTTATTAGAGCGCCAATCGCCAATTGTAAAAGCGGATTATGTAACACTAGAACAAGGTACTGGTTGTGTTCATACTGCCCCGGGGCATGGTCAAGATGACTTTGAAACTGGACTGAAAAATAAATTGCCAATTATTTGTCCGGTGGATGGTGCCGGTAAATTTACAGCGGAAGCTGGTAAATATGAAGGTTTAGCGGTTGAAGATGCTAATGTTCCGATTATTAAAGATTTAGCAGCTAGTGGCAAATTATTTGCTAAAGGGTCTATTCGTCATCAATATGCCCATTGTTGGCGTTGTAAAAGTCCAATTATCTATCGAGCAACAGAACAATGGTTTGCTTCAGTAGATGGTTTTAGAAAAGAAGCGCTAGCAGCTATTGAAAATGTTAAATGGATTCCTAGTTGGGGTCGTGACCGAATTCATAATATGGTTGTAGACCGACATGATTGGTGTATTTCGCGTCAGCGAGTATGGGGATTACCGATTCCGATTTTCTATTGCAAAAAATGTAATCAACATATTATTAATGATGATACAATAACTGCTGTAAAAGAATTATTTAGAAAAGAAGGTTCCAATTCATGGTGGTCGAAAACTGCTGAAGAAATATTGCCTAAGGGAACTTCTTGCCCGCATTGTAGTCACGAAGAATTCCGTAAAGAAACAGATATCATGGATGTTTGGTTTGATAGTGGCTCCAGCCATGCCTCGGTATTAGAGCAACGAGAAGAGTTACAATATCCAGCGGATTTATATTTAGAAGGTAGTGACCAACATCGTGGTTGGTTCCAATCATCACTATTAACTTCAGTTGCGACTAAAGGTGTCGCACCATATAAAGCTGTTTTAACACATGGTTTTGTGGTTGATGGTGAAGGTAAAAAAATGTCTAAGTCCGTAGGAAATGTTGTTTATCCACAAGATGTTATTGATCAATATGGTGCTGATATTTTAAGATTATGGGTTGCTTCAGCTGATTATCAAGCTGATATTAGAATATCCAAAGACATTTTAAAACAAATGTCAGAAGTTTATCGTAAAATCAGAAATACTTTCCGCTATTTGCTTGGAAACTTAAATGATTTTAATCCAAATAATGATAAAGTTGCTTATGCTGAATTAACTGATTTAGATAAGTGGGCATTATTAAGATTAGAACAAGTCAGAGCACATGTAACGAAAGCTTATGAAAATTATGAATTCCATGTGATTTATCATACTATTCATAATTTCTGCACTATTGATTTAAGTTCAATTTATCTTGATATTTTAAAAGATAGATTATATGCTTCTTTACCTAATGATAAAAAGCGTAAAGCTGCACAAACTGCAATGTACGAAATTTTACATACCTTAGTTAAATTGGTAGCGCCGGTATTAACTTTTACGGCAGAAGAAGTTTGGCAAAACATGGCTAAAGAGGAAGTTGCTACAGATAGTGTGCAATTAGCTGAATGGCCAGTGGCAAAAACTGAATACTTACAACCTGAGGTTGAAGAAAAATGGGCTGGTATTTTAGAAATTAGAAGTGAGTTAACAAAAGCTTTAGAGATTGCTCGACGTAATAAGGTTATTGGCCATCCGTTAGATGCTTGCGTCGAAATTTATGCTAAAGACGATTTGTTGAATAAACTTCAAGGGTTAGTAAATGAATTGCCGGAAATATTAATTGTGTCGCAAGTTAAAGTTATTGAAGGTAATGATGATAATTTTGCTCAAGCAAGTTATCAAAGTGCCGAAATGTCATTAGCGGTCAACGTAGTGCTAGCAACCGGACAAAAATGTGAGCGTTGCTGGATTTATAGTGATTCTGTTGGTGCTGAGGCTGAACATAGTACTTTGTGTAAGCGTTGTGCTGATGTTGTTAAGGAAATGTAAAAAAACGGGGGATTAACCCCGTTTTTTTATTTACTAGTAAATGTTTTTTTTGGTATTATATTAATATGTAATTTATTAAAGAAATGGAGAGCAAAGTGCCGGTCTTAATTTTGATTATAATAAATATTTTCTTAGATCAAGCTGTTAAATATTATGTTCATGCCAATATGACGGTTGGTCAATCAATTCCGATAATAAAAGATATTTTTCATATAACTTATGTTTTAAATCCAGGGGCGGCCTTTGGAATTTTAGAACATAAGCGAAGTTTTTTTGTGATAATTGTTTTTCTGATGTTGGCGATAAGTTATTATGCTTATAGAAAAATTAACCATATGGACAATTTTTTAAAATTAGGAATGGGCTTATTGATTGGTGGAGCAATCGGCAATTTAATTGATCGTCTAAAAACCGGATATGTGATAGATTTTATTGATTTTAGAGTATGGCCGGTATTTAATATCGCAGATATTTCAATTGTAGTTGGTGTTGGGATAATTATTTATTTCATGGTCTTTTTTCCGGAAAAACAAATTGATGAAAACAAGGATGAATGTAATGAGTGAAGTGATATATGTAGCTGAAGATAATGTTGGACAGAGAATAGATGTATTTTTAGTTAATAAATTAGTGGATGCTTCAAGAGCTAATATTCAAAAAAATATTGTAGAAGGCTTTATTTTAGTTAATAATAAAAACGTAAAAGCTAATTATAAGTTGCGCTTAGGTGATGTTGTTGAAATAAGGACTCAAGAGGTAAAAGAAGCTAAAATTGAAGCCGAAGAGATTGCCCTTGATATATTATTTGAAGACAAAGATATTATTGTTATTAATAAAGCTCGGGGGATGGTTGTTCATCCGGCAGTGGGAAATTATAGTGGTACACTGGTGAATGCTTTATTAGCACATTGCAAGGATTTATCAGGGATTAATGGTGAAATTAGACCGGGAATTGTTCATCGCTTAGATAAGGAAACTACCGGTGCGATGGTTGCCGCTAAAAATGATAAGGCTCATTTAAGTTTAGCCCAACAAATAAAGGACAAGACAGCACAACGCAAGTATGTA contains the following coding sequences:
- the pgeF gene encoding peptidoglycan editing factor PgeF, whose protein sequence is MKFYLEKNEKCWNGKFSHFPKNEIIHAISSRFNGYSIGEFSGLNLAMHNGDNNKIVAKNRMLFTQSLGLEVKDIVTAQQTHSNNVVIVTAKMSGLGAVDYASALADTDALITNVKNLPLMMFFADCVPVLFYDPKNKVVAISHAGWKGTVSKIAQKTAMMMRENFGTNFNELLVGIGPSIGSCCYQVGVDVTTKVRANFSLASELLTEKNDAVFLDLWQANKLQLLEIGLKESNIVSSSVCTNCNSELFYSYRADNGKTGRIAAIISLK
- a CDS encoding YggS family pyridoxal phosphate-dependent enzyme: MIVENLAIVQEKVQQALNNRLNEKFDQTVKLIAVTKNNDIYAMREAIDAGIKVVGENRIQEALDKKKELNRTVEWHLIGHLQTNKVKQAVLNFDLIHSVDSERLAVEINKVANSLNKVQEILVQVNVVNEISKFGLNIEQVNSFIKTISQHENLKVVGLMLIAPYYENPEEARPIFRKLYEQFMEIKNQQILNVEMKWLSMGMTNDYQVAIEEGANIIRVGTGIFGQRKDV
- a CDS encoding cell division protein SepF, with the translated sequence MGFMDKIWGALGLIEHDVKEDMPKTSDSADLKMKKNNNIVSLPSTQQNANNLGSAVAPTNNKPIKVMVVEPFTFDDAQHIADHLKNRKPVVVNLESTEPEVAKRMIDFISGTTYALGGTIQKVGNNIFLCAPVNVDVDYELPQDEDIDKIIAPWKNK
- the proC gene encoding pyrroline-5-carboxylate reductase; amino-acid sequence: MLENYNIGFVGGGAMAEALLSGILQKKLVKCSSIFVSEIVAERRQYLSDKYNINVYETAQDLVAKVNILFLTVKPQVVANVLSELQPIVKKDTLIVSVVAGLKIDKIEAAFKGNAVVRVMPNTPVAVGEGMTALALGTNAQATDGEIAQKIFNAVGKTVLLGESSMDAVTGLSGSGPGYAFVIIDALADAGVKVGLTRKDAITLAAQTLLGSAKMVLETGEHPAKLRDMVTSPAGTTIAGIHVLEQAGLRAALIDAVEVATLRSKNMGEK
- a CDS encoding RNA-binding protein, encoding MSVREKITRYYSGTDGAEVAAKLMDAAELVNKNRKYKVSDFLDPYGLSVAETIIAHFPNLKFTAEGGYFGAERQRGAIVHEDFLGEIEYGLTVVAVTWNDKYHNLAHRDVLGSVLGLGISRDVVGDILMRNDHCKIILTKEIFPFVLQNLTQISNAGVSVAEAELSQIEPKEERCKEIKTTIASLRLDAVAAAGFGVSRSKISNDIEADKVKVNWQPAKSSSQVIKESDIVSMRGRGRIEIEEIRGQTKKGRISIVLKRFI
- a CDS encoding DivIVA domain-containing protein, encoding MLTPLDIHNKEFKRGFRGYNEEEVDEFLDRVIKDYEQLYRENIDLKENIERLNTKVDHFKHLENTLHNTLVVAQETAEGVRAAAKKEAELIVKEAQATAQKMIYDAEEKVKETATDCDKIKKQEQAIRAQIKNLLLTQLELLKSSEEQPAYQDKIID
- the ileS gene encoding isoleucine--tRNA ligase; its protein translation is MDYSKTLNLPETEFPMRGNLPEREPKLLEYWNEHNIYAKRGEKAKGKEKFILHDGPPYANGRIHMGTALNKVLKDIVIKYKSLAGFDTPYVPGWDTHGLPIEHAAIKILGLNRHELDPLQLRQECKDYALKCLDMQREDFKRLGVCADWANPYITLLPEYEAKQIEVFGNMAKNGHIYKGLKTVYWCTSCETALAEAEVEYAEKKSHAIYVKFPLVDAKNNLPAGVDQDKVFAIIWTTTPWTLPANVAIAVGPELEYSWVKIGEEVYFFATGLLEQVVKDAKIESYEVIGTAMGSDLVGMVFSHPLLERQSPIVKADYVTLEQGTGCVHTAPGHGQDDFETGLKNKLPIICPVDGAGKFTAEAGKYEGLAVEDANVPIIKDLAASGKLFAKGSIRHQYAHCWRCKSPIIYRATEQWFASVDGFRKEALAAIENVKWIPSWGRDRIHNMVVDRHDWCISRQRVWGLPIPIFYCKKCNQHIINDDTITAVKELFRKEGSNSWWSKTAEEILPKGTSCPHCSHEEFRKETDIMDVWFDSGSSHASVLEQREELQYPADLYLEGSDQHRGWFQSSLLTSVATKGVAPYKAVLTHGFVVDGEGKKMSKSVGNVVYPQDVIDQYGADILRLWVASADYQADIRISKDILKQMSEVYRKIRNTFRYLLGNLNDFNPNNDKVAYAELTDLDKWALLRLEQVRAHVTKAYENYEFHVIYHTIHNFCTIDLSSIYLDILKDRLYASLPNDKKRKAAQTAMYEILHTLVKLVAPVLTFTAEEVWQNMAKEEVATDSVQLAEWPVAKTEYLQPEVEEKWAGILEIRSELTKALEIARRNKVIGHPLDACVEIYAKDDLLNKLQGLVNELPEILIVSQVKVIEGNDDNFAQASYQSAEMSLAVNVVLATGQKCERCWIYSDSVGAEAEHSTLCKRCADVVKEM
- the lspA gene encoding signal peptidase II; translation: MPVLILIIINIFLDQAVKYYVHANMTVGQSIPIIKDIFHITYVLNPGAAFGILEHKRSFFVIIVFLMLAISYYAYRKINHMDNFLKLGMGLLIGGAIGNLIDRLKTGYVIDFIDFRVWPVFNIADISIVVGVGIIIYFMVFFPEKQIDENKDECNE
- a CDS encoding RluA family pseudouridine synthase, with the protein product MNVMSEVIYVAEDNVGQRIDVFLVNKLVDASRANIQKNIVEGFILVNNKNVKANYKLRLGDVVEIRTQEVKEAKIEAEEIALDILFEDKDIIVINKARGMVVHPAVGNYSGTLVNALLAHCKDLSGINGEIRPGIVHRLDKETTGAMVAAKNDKAHLSLAQQIKDKTAQRKYVAIVHGNIKEDFGIINGAIGRHKTDRKKMAVVKENGKEATTNFTVLERFGEYTFVECKLLTGRTHQIRVHLTHIGHPIVGDNKYGVRKSPFKIDGQALHSASLALTHPTTAENMFFEAPMPDDMLKILEKLKILYKR